In Rhopalosiphum padi isolate XX-2018 chromosome 3, ASM2088224v1, whole genome shotgun sequence, the genomic stretch gtttttcaaataatgGATTGGCATTTTTATTCTCTGAGATGCGATATGAAATAAATGGAATAgagatacaaaaattaaaatcacccgGAGTGTCGTCTTGCTTGAAAGCGTTCTGCTCCTATACTCCAAATGAAATGAATACATTAGACAACTGTGCTTGGGACTCGGTAATGGACGgtgaagataataaaaattttatgacCGGCAATGTATTTACCGGATGCATACCTCTAAAACATTTATTCGGATTTTgtgaagattataaaaaaattttactcaATTGCAATCAAcaactaattttaaatcgttCGTCTACTGATTTGGATGCAATACGTGTTGTGGATGCCGGAGCCACCGAACAcgttgagaaaaataaaaaaattacaattgaaCTGACTAAGGTGACTTGGAAGATGCCTATTATCAAAGTCAgtgataaagaaaaattaaagttattgaaAGTATTAGATTCTCGTAAAACACTATCGTGTGCGTTCAGAACCTGGGATCTATGCGAGTATCCAGTACTCCCTAGAAAT encodes the following:
- the LOC132925419 gene encoding uncharacterized protein LOC132925419 translates to MRYEINGIEIQKLKSPGVSSCLKAFCSYTPNEMNTLDNCAWDSVMDGEDNKNFMTGNVFTGCIPLKHLFGFCEDYKKILLNCNQQLILNRSSTDLDAIRVVDAGATEHVEKNKKITIELTKVTWKMPIIKVSDKEKLKLLKVLDSRKTLSCAFRTWDLCEYPVLPRNTSHSWTVKSSTLLEKPRFVLFGLQTGRKNNIETDAGRFDHCQLKNLMVHLNSEVYPYEDFRADFKNNTTSILYKAYTDFQ